From Vicingaceae bacterium, the proteins below share one genomic window:
- a CDS encoding peptidase M48 — translation MKRAKKLNNTLLHKAAILVIGIILFWGCSKVPIIGRKQFRLLPESMMLALSLENYNAFLSQNPKLPDNRNEVKLVRKIGNRIAHACENLLKAEGYQKRLKTFQWEFNVVDQNVANAWCMPGGKVVVYTGILPYTETEDELAVVMGHEIAHAVARHGSERMSQQLAVLLGGMSLSVAMKEKPEEVRNLFLAAYGVSAQLGVLAYSRKHETEADKLGLIFAAKAGYNPEAAISFWKRMSSSGGPNIPQFLSTHPSHEKRIKDLEEFMPTALSYYEPYNGE, via the coding sequence ATGAAAAGGGCGAAGAAATTAAATAACACGCTGTTGCATAAAGCAGCAATTTTAGTGATAGGCATCATCTTATTTTGGGGATGTTCAAAAGTGCCAATTATAGGAAGAAAGCAATTCAGGCTATTGCCCGAATCAATGATGCTGGCACTTAGTTTGGAAAATTATAATGCTTTTCTCAGTCAAAATCCCAAATTGCCTGACAATCGCAATGAAGTAAAATTGGTAAGAAAAATTGGCAACCGGATTGCCCATGCTTGCGAAAATTTATTAAAAGCAGAAGGATATCAAAAACGCTTAAAAACTTTTCAATGGGAATTCAATGTTGTTGATCAAAATGTGGCAAATGCATGGTGTATGCCTGGTGGGAAAGTGGTAGTATATACAGGCATTTTACCCTATACAGAGACAGAAGATGAACTGGCTGTTGTGATGGGACACGAAATTGCCCATGCCGTTGCCCGCCACGGCAGTGAAAGAATGAGCCAGCAACTTGCGGTATTATTAGGAGGTATGTCACTTTCGGTGGCGATGAAAGAAAAACCTGAGGAAGTAAGAAATTTGTTTTTAGCCGCCTATGGAGTGTCTGCCCAATTGGGTGTGTTGGCATATTCAAGAAAACACGAAACCGAAGCCGATAAGTTAGGATTGATATTTGCAGCCAAGGCAGGATATAACCCTGAAGCTGCCATTTCGTTCTGGAAAAGAATGTCATCATCCGGAGGACCTAATATTCCCCAATTTTTGAGTACTCACCCAAGTCATGAAAAAAGAATAAAAGACCTGGAAGAGTTTATGCCTACTGCTCTTTCTTATTATGAACCATACAACGGTGAATGA
- the ddl gene encoding D-alanine--D-alanine ligase, with the protein MLKVAIIFGGFSGERQISEKSAAFVYECLRESYECYLIDIDTKQWSCIIDQQKYAVDKNDFSVDINGKKLKFDIVFNALHGSPAEDGKLPAYFEMLNIPFTGPSSLPAALTMDKYLTNSVLKYHGIACPPSLIVRKGEIIQTEEIIGKFQLPLFVKPNQSGSSLGVSKVKNFNELTEAVSVAFQHGNEVVVEQGILGREFSCGVYLHQSKIIPLPVTEIVSHNEFFDFAAKYLNQSDEITPANISQHQLEVLQNTAVRVFKILKLKSFARIDMILTTDNIPYVLEVNTVPGLSPQSIIPQQLKAAGLEPSEFFDLMIRNELT; encoded by the coding sequence ATGTTAAAGGTAGCAATAATTTTTGGGGGATTTTCAGGGGAAAGACAGATTTCCGAAAAAAGTGCTGCATTTGTTTATGAATGTTTGAGAGAATCTTATGAGTGTTATCTCATAGATATTGATACAAAGCAATGGTCATGCATCATTGATCAGCAAAAATATGCTGTAGATAAAAATGATTTCAGCGTCGACATAAACGGAAAAAAGTTGAAATTTGATATTGTATTTAATGCCTTGCATGGAAGCCCTGCTGAAGATGGTAAGTTGCCTGCATATTTTGAAATGCTGAATATTCCTTTCACCGGTCCGTCTTCTCTTCCTGCTGCTTTAACCATGGATAAATATCTTACCAATAGTGTATTGAAATATCATGGTATTGCCTGCCCTCCATCTCTTATCGTTCGTAAGGGCGAGATAATTCAAACGGAAGAAATTATTGGAAAATTTCAGTTGCCTTTATTTGTCAAACCCAATCAGTCGGGAAGCAGCTTAGGAGTAAGCAAAGTGAAAAATTTTAACGAACTGACGGAAGCTGTTTCAGTAGCTTTTCAGCATGGCAACGAAGTTGTGGTGGAGCAAGGAATTCTTGGTAGAGAATTTTCTTGTGGAGTATACTTACATCAAAGCAAAATTATACCATTACCTGTTACCGAGATTGTTTCACATAACGAATTTTTTGATTTTGCTGCAAAATATCTTAATCAATCAGATGAAATAACTCCGGCTAATATATCACAACATCAATTGGAAGTTTTGCAAAATACTGCCGTGAGAGTGTTCAAAATTCTCAAATTGAAAAGTTTTGCCAGGATAGACATGATTTTGACAACCGATAACATTCCTTATGTCCTTGAAGTAAATACAGTACCGGGTTTATCACCTCAGAGTATAATTCCTCAACAATTGAAAGCTGCAGGATTGGAACCGTCCGAATTTTTTGATTTGATGATTCGTAACGAATTAACATAA